A part of Nitrospira sp. genomic DNA contains:
- a CDS encoding FAD-dependent oxidoreductase, with product MKIAIVGTGISGMVAAYLLQRDHEITVFEAGDHIGGHTNTVDVPMEGRRYAINTGFIVFNDWTYPNFMALLQKLGVESQPSDMSFGVKCERTGLEYNGTSLNTLFAQRRNLLRPSFYRMIRDILRFNRDSLELLTLPEPGPSLGSYLETHRYSREFIEHYIVPMGASIWSASHENMWKFPARYLVQFFKNHGMLSVDERPTWRVITGGSRRYAEKLIAPFHHRIHLNSPVESMARFPGYVEIRAKMQGCDYRALRFDHAIIATHSDQALSILADPSPTEKEVLGAIHYQENEAVLHTDTSLLPKRKLAWAAWNYHLLGAQPDRAVLTYHMNKLQSLTAPCEFCVTLNHTHAINPATILRRITYHHPVYSPEAVAAQERHGEINGVNRTSYCGAYWGFGFHEDGVNSALAVCKPFGKDLSS from the coding sequence ATGAAGATTGCGATTGTCGGCACAGGCATTTCGGGAATGGTCGCGGCGTATCTCCTACAGCGAGATCATGAGATCACCGTCTTCGAGGCTGGTGATCATATCGGTGGACATACCAATACAGTCGACGTCCCAATGGAAGGGCGACGTTACGCCATAAACACCGGATTCATTGTGTTTAACGATTGGACCTACCCAAACTTCATGGCCTTGCTCCAGAAGTTGGGTGTGGAATCACAACCGAGCGACATGAGCTTCGGTGTAAAGTGCGAGCGAACCGGCCTCGAATACAATGGGACGTCGCTGAATACCCTGTTCGCCCAGCGGCGTAACCTGCTTCGCCCTTCGTTCTACCGGATGATACGGGACATCCTGCGCTTCAATCGTGACTCGCTTGAACTACTGACTTTGCCGGAGCCAGGTCCTTCACTCGGTTCCTATCTGGAGACTCATCGATACTCAAGGGAGTTCATCGAGCACTACATCGTCCCGATGGGAGCTTCGATTTGGTCAGCTAGCCACGAGAACATGTGGAAGTTTCCGGCCCGGTACTTAGTCCAGTTCTTCAAGAACCATGGCATGCTTTCGGTGGATGAGCGGCCGACGTGGCGAGTCATAACGGGTGGCTCGCGGCGGTATGCTGAGAAACTCATCGCACCGTTTCACCACCGGATTCATCTCAACTCCCCGGTCGAATCGATGGCACGCTTCCCAGGTTACGTGGAGATCCGCGCGAAGATGCAAGGGTGTGACTACCGCGCCTTGCGGTTCGACCACGCGATCATCGCCACGCACAGCGATCAAGCCCTCTCAATTCTGGCCGACCCCTCACCGACGGAAAAGGAGGTGTTGGGTGCGATCCACTATCAAGAGAATGAAGCGGTGTTGCACACCGACACGTCGTTGCTCCCCAAACGCAAACTGGCCTGGGCCGCATGGAATTACCATCTGCTCGGCGCCCAGCCGGATCGCGCGGTCCTGACTTACCACATGAACAAGCTGCAGAGCCTGACCGCACCCTGCGAGTTTTGCGTGACGCTCAACCACACGCACGCCATCAATCCCGCCACGATCCTGCGTCGCATCACTTACCATCATCCTGTGTACTCACCGGAAGCTGTTGCCGCACAGGAGCGCCACGGCGAGATCAACGGCGTCAATCGGACGTCCTATTGCGGTGCCTACTGGGGTTTTGGGTTTCACGAGGATGGAGTGAACAGTGCGCTGGCCGTCTGTAAGCCATTCGGGAAGGACCTCTCGTCATGA
- a CDS encoding FAD-dependent oxidoreductase, whose protein sequence is MKHSTQHVLIIGAGLAGLACARRLTQSGLTCTVLEASDGIGGRIRTDRVEGFQLDRGFQILLTGYPEARKTLNYSALNLMPFHPGALIRYAGRFHVMSDLFRRPQDLIQTLVSPIGSLADKVRMLRVRRDALHQRLCSEMSDPARPTHEVLQAYHFSDVMVTRFFQPFLSGVFLETELTTPCWIFELVWGAFCRGATALPRDGMGAIAQQLAAPLPPGTIRLNQAVQHIQGSSVRLESGEQLTGDVLVVATDHATAARLRGEQGARPSARSSMTLYFDAPAAPQRGPWLILNGDGNGLVRTVCVLSEAAPSYAPTGRALISVTTTEQIGAHDDFVQAVRLCLQSWFGSHVDGWRHLRTDHIPCTLPPIDLLSPGNRTASPRVAAGLYLCGDYRESGTLDGALLSGRKAAEAVLSDYDLS, encoded by the coding sequence ATGAAGCACTCCACTCAACACGTGCTCATTATCGGCGCCGGTCTTGCCGGATTGGCCTGTGCACGTCGTCTGACACAATCGGGCCTTACCTGCACAGTCCTTGAAGCTTCCGACGGCATCGGTGGGCGCATCCGGACAGATCGGGTAGAGGGTTTTCAGCTCGATCGCGGATTCCAGATCCTTCTCACTGGCTACCCGGAAGCGCGCAAGACGCTGAATTATTCCGCGTTGAATCTCATGCCTTTTCATCCCGGAGCGCTCATTCGCTATGCCGGCCGCTTTCACGTGATGAGCGATCTCTTTCGTCGGCCGCAAGATCTGATTCAGACTTTGGTCAGCCCTATTGGCTCGCTTGCCGACAAGGTGCGAATGTTGCGGGTGCGACGGGACGCATTGCACCAACGCCTCTGCTCTGAGATGAGCGACCCCGCTCGTCCGACTCATGAAGTCTTGCAGGCGTATCACTTTTCGGACGTCATGGTGACGCGTTTCTTCCAGCCCTTTCTCAGCGGCGTATTCTTGGAGACAGAGTTAACGACGCCCTGCTGGATTTTCGAGCTAGTCTGGGGCGCCTTCTGCCGAGGAGCAACCGCCCTGCCTCGAGATGGCATGGGCGCTATCGCACAACAACTTGCGGCTCCATTGCCTCCCGGTACGATCCGCCTCAACCAAGCAGTACAGCACATTCAGGGATCGAGTGTGAGGCTGGAGTCCGGGGAACAGCTCACGGGTGATGTGCTAGTGGTCGCGACAGATCATGCGACCGCTGCCCGCTTGCGTGGGGAGCAAGGGGCACGCCCCTCAGCGCGTAGTTCGATGACGCTCTATTTTGATGCGCCAGCTGCTCCGCAACGAGGGCCCTGGTTGATATTGAACGGAGACGGCAATGGGTTAGTCCGGACCGTCTGTGTGCTGAGTGAAGCAGCGCCTTCATACGCACCGACAGGACGTGCTTTGATCTCGGTGACTACAACAGAACAGATTGGGGCACACGATGATTTTGTGCAAGCGGTGCGGCTGTGTCTCCAATCCTGGTTCGGCTCACACGTCGACGGGTGGCGTCATCTGCGGACCGATCACATTCCCTGCACGCTGCCCCCAATAGACCTGCTGTCGCCCGGGAACCGCACAGCCTCACCGCGCGTGGCTGCGGGTCTTTACCTGTGTGGCGACTACCGGGAGAGCGGTACGCTGGATGGTGCGCTGTTGTCCGGACGGAAAGCAGCTGAAGCAGTACTATCTGATTACGACTTGTCGTGA
- a CDS encoding class I SAM-dependent methyltransferase, translating to MNNQTIVSGLALDDRPTKNQASSKIAPWCYRLARRAVFSHLSKLEFGTVTIVEGDEHFQFGQPTTSCRLEATVTIHDPCVYVDIALGGTVGAGDAYRRGLWRCDDLTTLVRISVLNRALLEGMDGGFALLSQPLRKAVHWLNRNTKAGSQKNIAAHYDLGNEFFRLMLDETMMYSCAYFERTDATLAEASRAKNDRICQKLQLVASDHLLEIGSGWGGFAIHAASHYGCRVTTTTISQRQYDLALQRVRDAGLSDQVTVLLTDYRDLPKLGLQFDKLVSIEMIEAVGHQYYHAFFEICSRMLTSHGLALIQGITIDEQFYERAKRSVDFIQRFMFPGSCIPSVSALTQASAKVGDLGLIHLEDIGVHYAPTLRAWGRNLVTNLPEIKRLGYQPEFLRQWEFYLSYCEGGFLERTISTVHMLFCKPNWRPPIRYGV from the coding sequence ATGAATAACCAGACGATTGTTTCCGGTCTTGCGCTTGACGATCGGCCCACCAAGAACCAGGCTTCTTCGAAGATCGCACCTTGGTGCTACCGTCTGGCACGTCGCGCGGTGTTCTCTCACCTGTCGAAGCTCGAGTTCGGCACAGTGACGATCGTCGAAGGAGATGAGCACTTCCAGTTTGGCCAACCCACCACTAGCTGTCGTTTGGAAGCCACCGTAACGATCCATGACCCCTGCGTCTATGTGGATATCGCGCTGGGTGGCACGGTGGGAGCAGGGGACGCCTACCGACGTGGTTTGTGGCGCTGTGACGATCTGACGACGTTGGTCAGGATCTCCGTCCTCAATCGCGCGCTCTTAGAGGGTATGGATGGAGGCTTCGCGCTGCTGTCCCAACCCCTGCGAAAGGCGGTTCATTGGCTAAACCGTAACACGAAGGCTGGCAGCCAAAAGAACATTGCAGCCCACTATGATCTGGGCAACGAGTTCTTTCGTCTCATGCTTGATGAGACGATGATGTATTCTTGCGCCTACTTTGAGCGAACAGATGCGACGTTGGCGGAAGCCTCACGTGCGAAGAACGATCGTATCTGCCAAAAGCTACAGTTGGTTGCCAGCGACCATCTCCTTGAGATCGGCTCCGGTTGGGGTGGCTTTGCCATCCATGCCGCGTCTCATTATGGTTGCCGTGTGACGACCACGACGATCTCGCAACGGCAGTATGACCTGGCGCTGCAACGAGTTCGCGATGCTGGCTTGAGCGACCAGGTCACGGTGTTGCTCACGGATTATCGGGATTTGCCGAAACTTGGTCTGCAATTCGACAAGCTCGTCTCGATCGAAATGATCGAGGCCGTCGGACATCAGTATTACCATGCATTTTTCGAGATCTGCAGTCGCATGTTGACGTCTCACGGGCTGGCCTTAATCCAGGGCATTACGATTGACGAACAGTTCTACGAACGGGCAAAGCGGTCCGTGGACTTTATCCAGCGCTTCATGTTCCCTGGCAGCTGCATCCCGTCCGTGAGTGCGTTAACGCAAGCATCGGCGAAAGTTGGAGATCTGGGCCTGATTCACCTTGAAGATATCGGAGTACATTATGCTCCCACGCTGCGGGCCTGGGGGAGGAACCTTGTCACGAACCTTCCGGAGATCAAGAGGCTGGGGTATCAACCTGAATTCCTTCGCCAGTGGGAGTTCTATCTATCCTACTGTGAAGGCGGCTTCCTTGAGCGCACAATCAGCACCGTGCACATGCTCTTTTGCAAACCGAATTGGCGGCCTCCTATTCGGTATGGCGTGTAA
- a CDS encoding DUF1365 domain-containing protein, translating into MKSAIYAGHVRHRRFSPVPHEFTYRLFMMYVDLEELPTVFKNRWFWSVDRTNLASFNRVDHVGDPSLPLDESIRQLVEARTGSRPVGPIRLLTHFRYFGYVFNPVSFYFCYDRSGDSVDTIVAEITNTPWGEHHCYVLGTAQNRASGRRKRYRFDKVFHISPFIDMDVAYDWRFTEPTSQLAIHMEDLRDGRPFFDATMRLERRELSRSSLAHVLAQYPLMTAKVIGAIHWQALKLWIKGVPFLAHPKKRKEPSPVATRQTPS; encoded by the coding sequence ATGAAGAGCGCAATCTATGCTGGACACGTTCGGCACCGGCGGTTCAGCCCGGTTCCGCACGAGTTCACCTACCGGTTGTTCATGATGTATGTGGACCTGGAGGAACTCCCGACCGTTTTCAAGAATCGCTGGTTCTGGTCTGTTGATCGAACCAACCTCGCTTCGTTCAATCGCGTTGACCATGTTGGCGATCCAAGCCTCCCATTGGATGAATCCATCCGACAACTCGTGGAGGCAAGAACAGGCAGTCGACCGGTTGGACCGATCCGCCTCCTGACACACTTCCGCTATTTTGGGTATGTCTTCAACCCCGTCAGCTTCTATTTTTGCTACGACCGATCCGGTGATTCTGTGGACACCATCGTCGCGGAAATCACGAATACCCCATGGGGGGAGCATCACTGTTACGTCTTGGGAACTGCACAGAATCGCGCCAGCGGCAGAAGGAAGCGCTACCGCTTCGACAAAGTGTTCCACATCTCGCCTTTTATCGACATGGACGTGGCCTACGATTGGCGGTTCACCGAGCCGACATCGCAATTGGCCATCCATATGGAAGATCTTCGCGACGGACGGCCGTTCTTCGACGCCACAATGAGGCTGGAACGGCGAGAGCTATCCAGATCGTCTCTAGCACACGTCCTTGCACAGTATCCCTTGATGACGGCCAAGGTCATCGGTGCCATCCACTGGCAGGCATTGAAACTCTGGATCAAGGGTGTTCCCTTCCTTGCTCACCCTAAGAAGAGAAAGGAGCCGTCGCCTGTGGCGACGCGTCAGACACCATCATGA